From one Solea solea chromosome 15, fSolSol10.1, whole genome shotgun sequence genomic stretch:
- the wu:fj16a03 gene encoding uncharacterized protein wu:fj16a03: MKVPVFLLLLLLPLCSAQKFYIECYGQDFLLVNNDVLKCSADVEQACYTRATGDKGCTRLENCSRDGWVCCHSNLCNI, from the exons atgaagGTTCcggtgtttctgctgctgctgctgctgccgctctgCTCAG ctcAAAAGTTTTACATTGAATGTTACGGCCAAGACTTTTTATTGGTCAACAACGATGTGCTGAAATGCAGCGCTGACGTGGAACAGGCCTGTTACACCAGAG CTACCGGAGACAAAGGTTGCACTCGCCTGGAAAACTGCTCTCGAGATGGTTGGGTCTGTTGCCATAGCAACCTGTGCAACATCTGA